The following proteins come from a genomic window of bacterium:
- a CDS encoding HAD family hydrolase codes for MNDRQAEPRRFVFMDRDGVINVERGDYTTTIDQWQWAEGALEGIRKLTEAGFGIIVITNQACIAKGIQTEKGLEKLHSFMLDRIRKEGGSILGIYHCPHQTSDGCSCRKPEPGLILRAALEHGITLPGTFMIGDSLRDMEAGRRAGTRTILIDTGPGADSPRTQFEPGEFRAGNLSEAADIVIRESGSR; via the coding sequence ATGAATGACAGACAGGCAGAACCCCGCCGTTTCGTCTTTATGGACCGTGATGGCGTTATCAATGTGGAACGCGGGGATTACACGACCACCATCGACCAGTGGCAGTGGGCGGAGGGGGCGCTTGAAGGAATCAGAAAGCTGACCGAAGCCGGCTTCGGGATAATCGTCATCACCAATCAGGCATGCATCGCCAAGGGTATACAGACCGAAAAGGGACTCGAAAAACTCCATTCGTTCATGCTCGACCGTATCCGGAAAGAAGGCGGCTCGATACTCGGAATCTATCACTGCCCGCACCAGACCTCGGACGGGTGTTCATGCCGTAAACCCGAACCGGGCCTTATACTCAGGGCAGCGCTGGAGCACGGCATTACACTGCCCGGAACATTCATGATCGGCGACTCTCTCCGTGACATGGAGGCGGGACGTCGCGCCGGAACACGGACGATCCTCATCGATACAGGCCCCGGCGCCGACAGTCCACGGACTCAGTTCGAGCCCGGTGAATTCAGGGCCGGTAATCTTTCGGAAGCAGCGGACATCGTAATCAGAGAATCCGGTTCACGATGA